A portion of the candidate division WOR-3 bacterium genome contains these proteins:
- a CDS encoding flavin reductase family protein — protein MKRKETAIEKLSLKIFNIWQKTWLLLTCGDEDNFNTMTVGWGSFGTVWNKPFAQIFVRPTRHTWSFCNNYPFFTLCSFPQEFQNDLSFLGSKSGKDCDKISLTRLHVEKSKKVPAPSFVEADLAIECRKIYWGDLIPGNFLDDYIPKCYPEKDYHRVFYGEILHVEATEPFF, from the coding sequence ATGAAACGAAAAGAAACTGCTATAGAAAAATTGTCTTTGAAAATCTTCAACATATGGCAAAAAACATGGCTTCTTCTCACATGCGGCGACGAAGATAATTTTAACACTATGACCGTCGGCTGGGGCAGTTTCGGAACCGTATGGAACAAGCCTTTCGCGCAGATATTCGTGAGGCCCACGAGGCATACATGGAGTTTTTGCAACAATTATCCCTTCTTTACGCTTTGCTCTTTTCCCCAAGAGTTTCAAAATGACCTCTCTTTTTTGGGCTCAAAATCAGGCAAGGACTGCGATAAAATATCTCTGACGAGGCTTCACGTCGAAAAATCAAAAAAAGTTCCTGCTCCTTCTTTTGTAGAAGCTGATCTGGCGATTGAATGCAGGAAAATTTATTGGGGGGACTTGATACCCGGTAATTTTCTCGACGACTATATCCCAAAGTGCTACCCGGAAAAGGATTACCACAGGGTATTTTACGGCGAAATATTACACGTCGAAGCGACCGAGCCCTTTTTTTAG
- a CDS encoding KamA family radical SAM protein — protein sequence MKRIWETAPVFMNILKNSVTLEDARTGVLNFLNEKEDVLENVHSEKVYQNFHVLEIENAKECIKALKNIFRTKNEQISEFSALNLLYRMAVGETKDIEKVNQAFLVEFLYLLKGVNFQSGIYDEIYTKTQDPEKKVKSRMHKLDVFARQMRDGFERFKTGMDDDVVENRKIMKRRILKYFNSSEEDWKNYKWHLSRVIKTTENLVKLVDLSLDEFEGVEMAVKNGIPFQITPYYLSLFNPSGRQDYDRTVRAQVLPTVFFCRKMIENIEGSVDMDFMGEKHTSPISGVTRRYPNIVILKPFDSCPQICVYCQRNWEIKNLGEVIFSHEKNEMAVKWIADNPSVTEVLITGGDPLTLPNSYLNRLVGQVAKIEHVERIRIGTRTPVTIPFRINDGFLEILKKYHEPGKLEICVVTHIESPIELTEDVLEAVTKIRKAGIGVYNQQVFTYYTSKKFETAFLRKNLKLFGIDPYYTFNTKGKEETGEFMVPIARIQQERKEEARLLPGLVRTDEPVFNIPSLGKSHLRAGQDHELIGIMPNGRRVFRFYPWEMKISLADDYIYTDVSIYDYMKRLQRDGEDVEDYKTIWYYF from the coding sequence TTGAAACGTATCTGGGAAACCGCGCCGGTTTTCATGAATATTCTCAAAAATTCGGTCACTTTAGAAGACGCTCGAACAGGTGTTTTGAATTTTCTAAATGAAAAGGAAGATGTTCTTGAAAATGTGCATTCTGAAAAGGTCTACCAGAATTTTCACGTACTCGAAATAGAAAACGCTAAAGAATGCATAAAAGCCCTTAAAAACATTTTCCGCACAAAAAACGAACAGATCTCTGAATTTTCCGCGCTGAACCTTTTATACAGGATGGCGGTAGGAGAGACAAAAGACATAGAAAAAGTCAATCAGGCGTTTTTAGTTGAATTTCTATATCTTTTAAAAGGAGTCAATTTCCAATCCGGCATTTACGATGAAATATACACCAAAACTCAAGACCCGGAAAAGAAAGTAAAATCGAGAATGCACAAGCTCGATGTGTTTGCAAGACAAATGAGGGATGGTTTTGAAAGGTTCAAGACGGGTATGGACGATGATGTCGTTGAAAATCGGAAAATCATGAAAAGGAGAATTTTAAAATATTTCAACAGTTCGGAGGAAGACTGGAAAAATTATAAATGGCATCTGTCCAGGGTTATTAAAACCACCGAAAACCTCGTCAAATTAGTCGATTTGAGTTTGGATGAGTTTGAAGGCGTGGAGATGGCCGTCAAAAACGGAATCCCTTTTCAAATCACTCCCTATTACTTGTCTTTGTTCAATCCGTCGGGCAGGCAGGATTATGACAGGACAGTCAGGGCTCAGGTTCTGCCCACGGTGTTTTTCTGCAGAAAAATGATCGAGAACATTGAAGGTTCTGTCGATATGGATTTTATGGGAGAAAAACATACTTCTCCGATATCCGGTGTGACAAGGCGATATCCGAATATCGTCATACTGAAACCTTTTGATTCGTGCCCTCAGATCTGCGTGTATTGCCAGAGGAATTGGGAGATCAAAAACCTCGGCGAAGTCATTTTTTCACATGAAAAAAACGAAATGGCGGTCAAATGGATAGCTGACAATCCAAGCGTAACAGAAGTCCTGATAACGGGTGGGGACCCTCTTACACTGCCCAACTCATACTTAAACAGACTCGTAGGGCAAGTTGCAAAGATTGAGCACGTGGAGAGGATCAGAATAGGGACGAGAACTCCTGTCACCATTCCCTTCAGGATTAACGACGGTTTTTTGGAGATATTGAAGAAGTATCATGAACCGGGTAAACTTGAGATCTGCGTTGTAACCCACATAGAAAGTCCAATAGAATTAACTGAAGATGTCCTTGAAGCTGTGACAAAAATCAGAAAAGCGGGGATTGGCGTCTACAACCAGCAGGTTTTTACTTATTACACGAGCAAAAAATTCGAGACTGCTTTTCTCAGGAAAAATCTGAAACTTTTTGGTATAGACCCCTACTACACTTTCAACACAAAAGGCAAGGAAGAAACAGGTGAATTTATGGTACCGATAGCGAGAATCCAGCAGGAAAGGAAAGAGGAAGCAAGACTTCTACCAGGGCTTGTCAGGACAGACGAACCTGTTTTCAACATACCTTCACTCGGTAAATCGCATCTCAGGGCCGGGCAGGACCATGAATTGATAGGGATAATGCCCAACGGCAGAAGAGTTTTCAGGTTTTATCCCTGGGAGATGAAGATATCCCTCGCTGACGACTACATATACACCGATGTAAGCATATACGACTACATGAAAAGGCTTCAGAGAGACGGGGAAGATGTCGAAGACTACAAGACGATTTGGTATTATTTCTAA
- a CDS encoding OsmC family protein, protein MKASSHWLEKYKTKIDDGRGHEILSDQTPDYGGDDTGPTPLDLVVMGLAGCVNVLYVMVAQKMRLKYKTLQVDVEADKPKEARTIERARIVLKINTAEDDSKVQKCLEQAEAMCPIGAIFQMAGIEIKSRFEKVG, encoded by the coding sequence ATGAAAGCTTCATCGCATTGGCTGGAAAAGTATAAAACAAAAATTGATGACGGAAGAGGGCACGAAATCCTGTCTGACCAGACCCCCGATTACGGAGGAGACGACACTGGTCCCACGCCTCTTGACCTTGTGGTAATGGGTTTAGCCGGATGTGTTAATGTCCTGTATGTTATGGTCGCTCAGAAAATGAGGCTCAAATATAAGACTTTACAGGTCGATGTGGAAGCAGATAAACCAAAAGAAGCCAGGACTATTGAAAGGGCAAGGATCGTTTTGAAAATCAATACAGCAGAAGACGATAGTAAAGTGCAAAAATGCCTTGAGCAAGCTGAAGCAATGTGCCCTATCGGAGCTATTTTTCAAATGGCTGGAATTGAAATTAAGAGCAGGTTCGAAAAGGTTGGATAA
- a CDS encoding tetratricopeptide repeat protein has translation MNPFLPGEIDLVFAKKTRPGALLFADVVGFTALSEKFSERGISGTGELTELLDSCFESILSVVRKHGGDIIEFIGDAILVKYENMDQAKKCSTQMIKTIKSFSDIETSAGKFSLSMKIVLGKGSWKELILGTQEKLLLFLTGNILKEMAKAGEKKALISFAKSAERRKMTRKTDLKMKFRIAGKKKFNPNIPIEISRKSSLGEFRSVACVFFQIKGYDEDNPDYEDINRIIVIAQKTAEKFGGWLNCVDNVRKNGSRILVLFGAPTAYGGEGERAVKFAMELTRLCNESAQISVCASAGAGFVFAGMIGDKKRKKYSVIGDAVNTTSRILDGLEKGAIVVTEDLFRMTKDKIRYSRLKSVRVKGKKYPLKRYRPESVIFETPVLGRFLGREEEIRRAREMISKGSCSIMIKGEPGIGKTRFLDELSRFAEKKGYKTFKTRAEENRPAFEPFAGLVRGMCAIEKSDGDSEIVFKIKKTIGERSADDKISSAGVLSEMFFGIESGDERFKKLNPEIRKQNLVEALLELMKSFQGKLCVVFDSFQWVKKEDFDVLDFIQSSLLGYSRAEVCFLMASRKDEFPATNIKAFENAKIEIGPMNENYFKIFTEKLLGDKKIEKSLLNTIMAKSDRNPFYAEQILFYLKDKKMISEKKGTWSAEINYKNENLPENLFSIIVSRIEKIGESAKDCLKVASAVGMNFRAETLENVLKKSVSKEIKLGVEAGILSVIDRGETAYCFTHALYKDVLYQTIISEEKKNIHGAIARYFEKKLNTKTRENLSLVSMHFDLSENWRKAYGYMFDAGLKSAEKYLNEEANFHFERALIIARDHLKSKTMEANAAKELANLCYYTGEYDKSLHWTSVFEKLSPKNSLVGSKVARFRSRCARGEKEFRKTLKSLEKNIKALKTSSQIQKRERIQNYISQAFLHRSLYEPQKALEVIGLAENELKKLDSHFLDDKIETSILQEKASAMIFSFDYANAMKYYEEAFNKAVKTGDKITAAASISNIGFIRHYKCEYEKALEEYQKAEEITREIGDNKGLCLSLMNLGCVYNDINKIGKSILCFEKSLGIALEMNFKKQIIFNYINLGNSYNNMRISKKAIEFTKKALPYALELNDYVALARINENLGNIYRKKGDVEKAIKHYNDDLKYLELSQDYKWMFYVLEKMADIEFDMMNYKKSLDYAKKALVLSRKQDYPEGQTDILMFIARLFLETGKYQKAEIYVKKAESQVGMCKDKEVTALYYINRAYFEEKKSKTEGLPIKHEGVDRVEELMNKALEIIEDVKFESLKLEYYYSWGLIFRERELLRESLQNLKEAMKLAKKRNDEERKLKVYTQMYLLYKKTDSQKARFFYEKARKALLKTRNYKRVEWLKNI, from the coding sequence ATGAACCCTTTTCTACCCGGTGAAATTGACCTTGTTTTCGCGAAGAAGACCAGACCAGGGGCTCTTCTTTTTGCCGATGTCGTGGGTTTTACCGCTTTAAGCGAAAAATTCAGCGAAAGGGGAATCTCCGGCACCGGCGAACTGACCGAACTTTTGGATTCTTGTTTCGAGTCTATTCTTTCTGTGGTCAGAAAGCACGGCGGCGACATAATCGAGTTTATAGGCGACGCGATATTAGTCAAGTATGAAAATATGGACCAGGCAAAAAAGTGTTCAACCCAAATGATCAAAACAATCAAATCCTTCTCGGACATCGAAACTTCCGCCGGTAAGTTTTCTCTTTCTATGAAAATCGTTCTGGGCAAAGGGAGCTGGAAAGAGCTCATACTCGGAACCCAAGAAAAACTCCTGCTGTTTCTCACAGGAAATATTTTAAAAGAGATGGCGAAGGCGGGAGAAAAAAAGGCTTTGATAAGCTTTGCTAAATCGGCAGAAAGAAGGAAAATGACAAGAAAAACCGACCTGAAGATGAAATTCAGGATAGCGGGAAAAAAGAAGTTTAACCCAAACATCCCTATTGAAATATCCAGAAAAAGTTCTCTCGGCGAATTCAGGTCTGTAGCCTGCGTGTTTTTCCAGATAAAAGGTTACGATGAAGACAACCCGGATTATGAAGACATCAACAGAATAATAGTCATCGCACAGAAAACAGCGGAAAAGTTTGGAGGCTGGTTGAATTGCGTGGACAACGTCCGCAAAAATGGGAGCAGGATACTCGTCCTTTTCGGAGCTCCAACAGCTTACGGGGGTGAGGGTGAAAGGGCGGTTAAATTCGCCATGGAATTGACACGCCTTTGTAATGAATCCGCCCAAATATCTGTCTGTGCGAGCGCCGGGGCAGGGTTTGTCTTCGCGGGGATGATCGGAGATAAAAAGAGGAAAAAGTATTCGGTCATAGGCGATGCCGTAAACACAACTTCAAGGATTCTCGACGGGCTTGAAAAGGGGGCTATTGTCGTCACCGAGGATTTATTCAGGATGACTAAAGACAAAATTCGTTATTCCCGTTTGAAATCCGTCCGGGTGAAAGGCAAAAAATACCCGCTGAAAAGGTACAGACCGGAAAGTGTAATATTTGAAACTCCCGTTTTGGGACGATTTCTTGGAAGAGAAGAAGAAATCAGAAGGGCTCGTGAAATGATTTCAAAGGGCAGTTGCTCGATTATGATAAAAGGCGAACCCGGAATAGGAAAGACGCGATTTCTGGATGAATTGTCGAGGTTTGCCGAGAAAAAAGGTTACAAAACCTTCAAGACCAGAGCCGAGGAAAACAGACCTGCTTTCGAACCATTTGCCGGTCTCGTCCGGGGTATGTGCGCGATTGAAAAAAGCGACGGCGACAGCGAAATCGTCTTCAAGATTAAAAAAACCATAGGAGAGCGATCGGCGGACGATAAAATAAGCTCAGCGGGTGTTTTGTCGGAGATGTTTTTCGGCATAGAATCAGGTGACGAGAGGTTCAAGAAGCTGAACCCTGAAATCCGAAAACAAAATTTAGTCGAAGCTCTTTTGGAGTTGATGAAATCTTTTCAGGGTAAACTCTGTGTTGTATTTGACAGTTTTCAGTGGGTTAAAAAGGAGGATTTTGACGTTTTGGATTTTATCCAGAGCTCTCTCCTTGGTTACTCAAGGGCGGAAGTTTGTTTTTTAATGGCTTCGAGAAAAGACGAATTTCCAGCCACAAATATAAAAGCATTTGAAAATGCGAAAATTGAAATTGGACCCATGAACGAAAACTATTTCAAGATTTTTACCGAAAAACTGCTGGGAGATAAAAAAATCGAAAAGAGCCTTTTGAACACCATCATGGCGAAATCCGACAGAAATCCTTTCTACGCTGAGCAGATACTATTTTATCTTAAAGACAAAAAAATGATTTCGGAAAAAAAAGGAACATGGAGCGCGGAGATAAACTACAAGAATGAAAACTTGCCGGAAAATCTCTTTTCAATAATCGTCTCGAGAATAGAAAAAATCGGAGAAAGCGCCAAGGACTGCCTTAAAGTGGCAAGCGCGGTCGGCATGAATTTCAGAGCCGAGACGCTGGAAAATGTGTTGAAAAAAAGTGTATCAAAAGAAATAAAACTCGGAGTCGAGGCGGGAATTCTGAGCGTGATTGACAGGGGTGAAACTGCTTATTGTTTTACACACGCGCTCTACAAAGACGTACTCTACCAGACAATAATTTCGGAAGAGAAAAAAAATATCCACGGCGCGATAGCCAGGTATTTTGAGAAAAAACTGAACACGAAGACGAGAGAAAACCTTTCTCTTGTATCTATGCATTTCGACCTTTCCGAAAACTGGCGAAAAGCCTATGGTTATATGTTTGATGCCGGTCTTAAATCAGCCGAGAAGTATCTGAACGAAGAGGCGAATTTTCATTTTGAAAGAGCCCTGATAATAGCGAGAGACCACCTGAAATCGAAAACCATGGAAGCGAATGCCGCCAAAGAACTCGCGAATCTATGTTATTACACAGGCGAATACGATAAAAGCCTTCACTGGACGTCCGTTTTTGAAAAATTGTCCCCGAAGAATTCTCTGGTAGGATCAAAAGTAGCCAGATTCAGATCCAGGTGCGCGAGAGGTGAAAAGGAGTTCAGAAAAACCCTTAAATCTTTGGAGAAAAACATCAAAGCCCTGAAAACTTCTTCGCAGATACAAAAGAGGGAGAGGATACAAAATTATATTTCCCAAGCCTTTCTCCACAGAAGTCTATACGAACCCCAAAAAGCTCTTGAGGTGATCGGCCTTGCGGAAAATGAGCTGAAAAAACTCGACAGTCATTTTCTGGACGACAAAATAGAGACAAGCATTCTGCAGGAAAAAGCTTCAGCCATGATTTTCAGTTTCGACTACGCGAACGCGATGAAATATTATGAAGAAGCTTTCAACAAAGCAGTAAAAACTGGAGACAAGATAACTGCCGCCGCTTCAATTTCAAACATAGGTTTTATTCGGCACTACAAGTGTGAATACGAAAAAGCTCTCGAAGAATATCAAAAAGCGGAAGAGATCACTCGTGAAATCGGCGACAACAAGGGGCTTTGTCTTTCTTTGATGAATTTGGGATGCGTTTATAACGACATAAACAAAATTGGCAAATCGATTTTGTGTTTTGAAAAATCTCTCGGTATCGCTCTTGAAATGAATTTTAAAAAGCAGATTATTTTCAACTACATTAACTTAGGCAACAGTTACAACAATATGAGGATTTCAAAAAAAGCGATTGAATTCACCAAAAAAGCTTTGCCCTATGCTTTGGAGCTAAATGATTACGTGGCTTTGGCGAGAATAAACGAAAATTTAGGAAACATCTACAGGAAAAAAGGAGACGTTGAAAAGGCCATTAAGCACTACAACGATGATTTGAAATACCTCGAATTGTCTCAAGACTACAAATGGATGTTTTATGTTTTGGAGAAAATGGCTGATATCGAATTTGATATGATGAATTACAAAAAGTCTCTTGATTACGCGAAGAAAGCTCTGGTTTTGAGCAGAAAACAGGATTATCCCGAGGGGCAGACAGATATTCTGATGTTCATCGCACGCCTCTTTTTGGAAACCGGAAAATACCAGAAAGCAGAAATATACGTAAAAAAAGCTGAAAGCCAGGTCGGTATGTGCAAGGACAAGGAGGTTACAGCTCTATACTACATCAACAGAGCATACTTTGAAGAAAAAAAAAGTAAAACCGAAGGTTTGCCCATAAAGCATGAAGGGGTTGACAGGGTTGAAGAGTTGATGAACAAAGCACTTGAAATAATTGAAGACGTGAAATTTGAAAGTTTGAAACTAGAATATTACTATTCCTGGGGTTTGATCTTCAGAGAAAGAGAACTGTTAAGAGAATCTCTGCAAAACCTAAAAGAGGCCATGAAATTGGCAAAAAAAAGGAATGACGAAGAAAGAAAATTAAAAGTCTATACGCAGATGTATTTGCTGTATAAAAAAACAGACAGCCAGAAAGCGCGTTTTTTCTATGAAAAGGCGAGAAAGGCTTTATTGAAAACCCGAAACTACAAAAGAGTCGAGTGGCTAAAAAATATTTAG